One segment of Candidatus Ozemobacteraceae bacterium DNA contains the following:
- a CDS encoding permease-like cell division protein FtsX, which translates to MLASLSFFLTEAVTSCRRAGLMTFITVSTIAVTLLLMGTFLLAATTTEGFLHRLQQESLVTAFLAPEASHADVNALKLRLTEFEEVERAEIVWPEAALRELFSDASDRDLLQIGLASESNPLPPTIRIKMRGSHDLQPLLTKLKGLSPIESVSYGEDAYRQFQGLSELIWLGSMLVILLLGLASLFIVYNTVRLTLYMRREEIVIMKLVGATNWFIRWPFVIEGVIQGIAGAILASLMLFLSYQFILARLAVLVPFFAIQVGFGYLLKLSVKLTMMGIVLGISGSLLSLRDLNSFCREPS; encoded by the coding sequence ATGCTCGCCTCTCTCTCTTTTTTCCTCACCGAGGCCGTCACCAGTTGCCGGCGTGCCGGCCTGATGACGTTCATCACCGTCTCGACGATCGCCGTGACGCTGCTGCTGATGGGCACCTTCCTCCTCGCCGCCACGACCACCGAAGGCTTTCTGCACCGCCTCCAGCAGGAATCGCTCGTCACCGCCTTTCTCGCCCCTGAAGCGTCCCACGCCGACGTCAACGCTCTCAAGTTGCGCCTCACGGAGTTCGAAGAGGTCGAGCGCGCCGAGATCGTCTGGCCGGAAGCGGCGCTGCGCGAGCTGTTTTCCGACGCGTCCGACCGCGACCTTCTTCAGATCGGCCTGGCAAGCGAATCGAACCCGCTCCCGCCCACCATCCGCATCAAGATGCGGGGCAGTCACGATCTCCAGCCGCTGCTGACCAAGCTGAAAGGCCTTTCCCCCATCGAAAGCGTCAGCTACGGGGAAGACGCCTACCGCCAGTTCCAGGGACTCTCGGAACTGATCTGGCTCGGCAGCATGCTCGTCATCCTGCTCCTCGGTCTTGCGTCACTGTTCATCGTGTACAATACCGTCCGCCTGACGCTCTACATGCGCCGGGAAGAGATCGTCATCATGAAACTCGTCGGCGCCACCAACTGGTTCATCCGATGGCCCTTTGTGATCGAAGGCGTCATCCAGGGAATAGCAGGAGCTATACTTGCGTCGCTGATGCTTTTCCTGAGCTACCAGTTCATTCTCGCCCGGCTGGCCGTGCTCGTGCCGTTTTTCGCCATCCAGGTCGGCTTCGGCTATCTGCTCAAGCTCTCCGTCAAGCTGACGATGATGGGCATCGTTCTCGGCATCTCCGGCAGTCTGCTCTCGTTGCGTGATCTCAACTCTTTCTGCCGCGAACCTTCATGA
- the ftsE gene encoding cell division ATP-binding protein FtsE encodes MIELQNVTKIYPNGVRALNNVSLSVPRGDFVFLVGPSGAGKSTFLRLLFREELPTEGHLIIDGKDVSDMPESRVPFLRRNMGIVLQDFQLLQRRTVSENVAFGLRVLGTPDNIIQARVQEALEQVGLSHKRRMFPDELSGGEQQRVCIARALVNNPLILITDEPTGNLDPMISYEIMQLFLEINSRGTTIIMATHNHNLVNKLRKRVVALVEGRIIKDEPGGTYAYE; translated from the coding sequence ATGATCGAACTGCAGAACGTCACGAAAATCTACCCGAACGGCGTCAGGGCCTTGAACAACGTTTCCCTGTCGGTGCCGCGCGGCGACTTCGTGTTTCTCGTCGGCCCGAGCGGCGCCGGCAAGAGCACGTTCCTGCGCCTGCTGTTCCGCGAGGAGCTCCCGACCGAAGGGCACTTGATCATCGACGGCAAAGACGTCTCCGATATGCCCGAGTCGCGCGTCCCGTTTCTCCGGCGAAACATGGGCATCGTCCTCCAGGATTTCCAGCTCCTCCAGCGCCGCACCGTCTCCGAGAACGTCGCCTTCGGCCTTCGCGTGCTCGGCACGCCCGACAACATCATCCAGGCGCGCGTCCAGGAGGCGCTCGAGCAGGTCGGCCTCTCGCACAAGCGGCGCATGTTCCCCGACGAGCTTTCGGGCGGCGAGCAGCAGCGCGTCTGCATCGCGCGCGCCCTCGTCAACAATCCGCTGATCCTGATCACCGACGAGCCGACGGGCAACCTCGACCCGATGATTTCCTACGAGATCATGCAGTTGTTCCTCGAAATCAATTCCCGAGGCACGACGATCATCATGGCGACCCACAACCACAACCTCGTGAACAAGCTGAGAAAGCGCGTCGTGGCGCTGGTCGAGGGGCGCATCATCAAAGACGAACCGGGAGGCACCTATGCCTACGAATGA
- a CDS encoding PilT/PilU family type 4a pilus ATPase: MIFELLKMCTERGASDLHFKVGYPPILRIDGSMLPLKMKEIDHADYENMLEAILDDYQLTKFIEHRKLDLGYSFANARFRVNLFYDYNGGSAVFRVIPFLQLNFDDIGLPKAARAMIERPFGLILVTGATGAGKSTTLSTFITHIVSHKPKSVITVEDPIEYIFGDGIGMVSQRQVGVDCRTFDEGIRGALQTDADVIMVGELRDPEAVNMTLTAAESGKLVFATLHSNTAMQAIDRFVNLFPQSQHVQVLSRLATTLIGIITQTLVPRKIGKGRVAAFEVLMGLQMIRSLIAENRIHLIQSYQEAGGDTGMCTLDQALAQLVIADRISISEAMMRASNQATVKKMVEQAGVTPGPEGAHS, from the coding sequence ATGATCTTCGAATTGCTGAAAATGTGCACTGAGCGCGGCGCATCCGATCTCCATTTCAAGGTCGGATACCCCCCGATTCTCCGCATCGACGGCAGCATGCTGCCGCTGAAGATGAAAGAGATCGACCATGCGGATTACGAGAACATGCTGGAAGCGATTCTCGACGATTACCAGCTCACGAAGTTCATCGAGCACCGCAAGCTCGATCTCGGCTACAGCTTCGCCAACGCCCGGTTCCGGGTGAACCTGTTCTACGATTACAACGGCGGCAGCGCCGTGTTTCGCGTCATCCCCTTCCTGCAGTTGAACTTCGACGACATCGGGCTGCCGAAGGCGGCCCGCGCGATGATCGAACGCCCGTTCGGCCTCATCCTCGTGACGGGCGCCACCGGCGCGGGGAAATCGACGACGCTTTCCACGTTCATCACGCATATCGTATCGCACAAGCCCAAGAGCGTGATCACGGTCGAAGACCCGATCGAATATATCTTCGGCGATGGAATCGGCATGGTGAGCCAGCGCCAGGTGGGCGTCGACTGCCGCACGTTTGACGAGGGCATTCGGGGCGCCCTTCAGACCGATGCCGACGTGATCATGGTCGGCGAGCTTCGCGACCCCGAGGCCGTCAACATGACGCTGACCGCGGCCGAGTCCGGCAAACTCGTCTTCGCGACCCTGCACAGCAACACGGCAATGCAGGCCATCGACCGTTTCGTGAACCTGTTCCCGCAATCGCAGCACGTGCAGGTGCTCAGCCGGCTCGCGACGACCCTGATCGGCATCATCACCCAGACGCTGGTTCCCCGCAAGATCGGCAAAGGACGCGTCGCGGCGTTCGAGGTGCTGATGGGCCTGCAGATGATCCGGTCGCTGATCGCGGAAAACCGGATCCACCTGATCCAGTCGTATCAGGAGGCAGGCGGCGACACCGGCATGTGCACGCTCGACCAGGCGCTCGCCCAGCTCGTGATTGCCGACAGGATCTCGATCTCCGAAGCCATGATGCGGGCCTCGAACCAGGCAACCGTGAAGAAGATGGTCGAACAGGCCGGCGTCACGCCCGGCCCGGAGGGGGCGCACTCATGA
- a CDS encoding PilT/PilU family type 4a pilus ATPase, protein MKPKIFTYFDQAIEMGASDLMLKPGSPPAFRQNGHMVISEEDALAPQEMYDLFLPIIDIKRQESLHGTFECYSMYPYKRKARIRFYLFQQREGYAGSFRFISTSVPTIQELDLPEELEIQALKPRGLFLVTGPAGSGKSHTMAAMVQAINKRFARHIITMENPIEFVFSRAQSIFTQIEVGASIPTYQEALTNALREDPDVMMIGEMRDQKTVEMALVASETGHFVLSTLPTIGAAPTIERIVSFFPTDKHDEVRLQVSMNLVGIFSQILIPRVSPQQRASVAYELMIANSAIRTLIRDKKYSQLVSTMLMAKREGCVTLKHSLTKLLRDETANQELVRAMLQEIVE, encoded by the coding sequence ATGAAACCGAAGATATTCACGTATTTCGATCAGGCCATCGAAATGGGGGCGAGCGACCTGATGCTCAAACCCGGTTCTCCGCCGGCGTTTCGGCAGAACGGCCACATGGTCATCTCCGAAGAGGACGCGCTGGCGCCGCAGGAAATGTACGATCTGTTCCTGCCGATCATCGACATCAAACGTCAGGAATCGCTTCACGGCACGTTCGAGTGCTACTCGATGTATCCGTACAAGCGCAAGGCCCGGATCCGCTTCTACCTTTTCCAGCAGCGCGAAGGGTATGCGGGCTCGTTCCGGTTCATCAGCACGTCGGTTCCCACCATCCAGGAGCTCGATCTGCCCGAGGAACTCGAGATACAGGCGCTCAAGCCGCGCGGCCTCTTTCTCGTCACGGGGCCGGCCGGCAGCGGCAAGTCGCACACGATGGCCGCGATGGTGCAGGCCATCAACAAGCGCTTCGCGCGACACATCATCACGATGGAAAACCCCATCGAGTTCGTGTTCAGCCGCGCCCAGTCGATTTTCACCCAGATCGAGGTGGGAGCCAGCATCCCGACCTACCAGGAGGCCCTGACGAACGCGCTGCGTGAAGACCCCGACGTAATGATGATCGGGGAGATGCGCGACCAGAAAACGGTCGAGATGGCGCTCGTCGCCTCGGAAACGGGGCATTTCGTGCTCTCGACCCTGCCGACGATCGGAGCGGCCCCGACGATCGAACGGATCGTCAGCTTCTTCCCGACCGACAAGCACGACGAGGTGCGGTTGCAGGTTTCGATGAACCTGGTGGGAATATTCTCGCAGATATTGATTCCCCGGGTCTCCCCCCAGCAGCGCGCGAGCGTTGCCTACGAGTTGATGATCGCCAACTCGGCGATACGCACGCTGATCCGCGACAAGAAGTATTCGCAACTCGTCTCGACCATGCTGATGGCGAAACGCGAGGGGTGCGTGACGCTCAAACACTCGCTCACCAAGCTGCTGCGCGATGAAACGGCAAACCAGGAACTGGTGCGGGCAATGCTTCAGGAGATCGTCGAATGA
- a CDS encoding tetratricopeptide repeat protein, with protein sequence MNQIAVEKIRTMQEKAAAKLLPLLTTDLPVAIRARAALAIAKTHAPGSDKNVMEFFQANPDLEESIRAVAELGTDAALAALIARSREKRAFNRDVIAEVLARFKAPASADHLVELLGDDDRHVRFQAANSLFAHGGRESALALCRYISDPDEWISMTILRILCRMKEHESIPFLAEQFAKDPDLRRKAQMVSFLSMFRSVTLVNIFDEGLKGKDARLKANSIEAIGELELPSREIQSRIMPFLHDPNNRIRANTILALARTQTELMRPEIVQMVDSSDIQLRRSAAYILGQISPAGNEELAAKLVGDQSDEVRRRMVLSLKKFPPDFVRAQLERVIVDQNKWIRKFAVEMAAGFQDFPKLPVIRQFKLETAYPNVVACMEFFAKHPDEEGVRLIRQRVKDPRHQIVSGVIRSIGSIFGLKGLQALAPQINSRDPKIFSTYVSSHFGMGGVELFDTILEKAVAVKKPPTNEMFLTALDGCLDLLAMGPNMPAPLADELGKRIAAPVVEEQPLAVRPAAPSEPAEIQPPAVLGGEMPAEGLASVLPPEESDLEAHPVRKKPRSKVPESFTAGVKYYNLGKYKKARAAFRVALVDQPDYAKTHYYLGMMAFEEKEYDSARESLSLFLEAEPDNRKAAHALARIYKQMRDWPNVARIYERLTGGMEGPLDKIGLKMLRELGAAYIFLKRYQEARSTLETVFKNDPKDLETNFHLAMSCFHLQNYMRAETLLLDIVRQSEPDEKLHGMAESLLDKIRDQAAGAAGEIAEPPRAAEPAVPARPAVSPAEEEEEGEPPDEDESSRPDDEEKEGKITDDIEFPALKPSGFLDELPMADLFETPKKKGAPAGFDPGAFSREGGIGLPSMDDLKPANAPDAPAAPEKPKKPFSGTSGSTPPNPPAPAGPRPFSPRPSAEGQKPGKPGEDDDK encoded by the coding sequence ATGAACCAGATCGCCGTCGAAAAGATCAGAACCATGCAGGAAAAGGCGGCGGCGAAGCTGCTGCCGTTGCTTACAACGGATCTTCCGGTCGCCATCCGCGCGCGTGCGGCCCTTGCCATCGCGAAGACGCATGCGCCCGGAAGTGATAAAAACGTCATGGAGTTCTTCCAGGCGAATCCCGATCTCGAGGAATCGATCCGCGCCGTCGCCGAACTGGGCACCGATGCCGCCCTCGCCGCCCTGATCGCGAGAAGCCGGGAGAAGCGCGCCTTCAACCGCGACGTGATCGCGGAAGTCCTGGCGAGGTTCAAAGCGCCTGCCAGCGCCGATCACCTCGTCGAGTTGCTCGGAGACGACGACCGACACGTTCGCTTTCAGGCCGCCAACAGCCTGTTCGCGCACGGCGGGCGCGAGTCTGCGCTGGCCCTGTGCCGGTACATTTCAGACCCCGACGAATGGATATCGATGACGATTCTTCGAATCCTGTGCCGGATGAAGGAACACGAGTCGATCCCCTTCCTCGCCGAGCAGTTCGCCAAGGATCCGGATCTGCGTCGGAAAGCGCAGATGGTCTCGTTCCTGTCGATGTTCAGGAGCGTGACGCTCGTCAACATCTTCGACGAGGGACTCAAGGGAAAAGACGCCCGCCTGAAGGCGAACTCGATCGAGGCGATCGGCGAGCTCGAACTCCCGTCGCGAGAGATCCAGAGCCGGATCATGCCGTTCCTGCACGATCCGAACAATCGCATCCGGGCCAACACGATCCTGGCCCTGGCCCGGACCCAGACGGAACTCATGCGGCCCGAAATCGTCCAGATGGTCGATTCGAGCGATATCCAGCTGCGGCGCAGCGCCGCGTACATTCTGGGCCAGATCTCGCCGGCAGGCAATGAGGAACTGGCCGCGAAGCTCGTCGGCGACCAGTCTGACGAAGTGCGGCGTCGCATGGTGCTCTCGCTGAAAAAGTTCCCGCCCGACTTCGTGCGTGCCCAGCTCGAACGCGTGATCGTCGATCAGAACAAGTGGATCCGCAAGTTCGCCGTCGAGATGGCGGCAGGGTTCCAGGACTTCCCCAAGCTCCCCGTCATCCGGCAGTTCAAGCTGGAAACGGCGTATCCGAACGTCGTCGCCTGCATGGAGTTTTTCGCGAAGCATCCCGACGAGGAAGGGGTGCGTCTGATCAGACAGCGAGTCAAGGATCCGCGGCATCAGATCGTTTCGGGCGTCATCCGAAGCATCGGTTCGATCTTCGGCCTCAAGGGGCTCCAGGCGCTCGCGCCGCAGATCAACTCCAGGGATCCGAAGATCTTTTCGACGTATGTCAGCAGCCATTTCGGCATGGGCGGCGTCGAACTGTTCGATACGATCCTCGAAAAGGCGGTCGCGGTGAAGAAACCGCCTACCAACGAGATGTTCCTGACGGCGCTTGACGGGTGTCTCGACCTCCTGGCCATGGGCCCGAACATGCCGGCCCCTCTGGCGGACGAACTCGGCAAGCGGATTGCGGCCCCGGTCGTCGAGGAACAACCGCTCGCCGTTCGGCCCGCCGCTCCGTCGGAACCAGCCGAAATCCAGCCTCCCGCAGTGCTCGGGGGAGAGATGCCGGCGGAGGGACTCGCATCCGTTCTGCCTCCGGAAGAAAGCGACCTCGAAGCTCACCCGGTCCGGAAAAAGCCCAGGAGCAAGGTGCCCGAATCGTTCACGGCCGGGGTCAAGTATTACAATCTCGGAAAATATAAAAAGGCTCGAGCGGCGTTCCGCGTCGCCCTGGTCGATCAACCCGACTACGCGAAAACGCACTATTATCTCGGCATGATGGCGTTCGAAGAGAAGGAATACGATTCGGCGCGCGAATCGCTGTCGTTGTTCCTCGAGGCCGAGCCCGACAACCGCAAGGCGGCCCACGCCCTCGCCCGCATCTACAAGCAGATGCGCGACTGGCCGAACGTCGCCCGCATCTACGAGCGGCTGACGGGAGGGATGGAAGGCCCCCTGGACAAGATCGGCCTGAAGATGCTGCGGGAGCTCGGGGCGGCGTACATCTTCCTGAAGCGATATCAGGAAGCGAGGTCGACGCTCGAAACGGTCTTCAAGAACGATCCGAAAGATCTCGAGACGAACTTCCATCTTGCGATGTCCTGTTTCCATCTTCAAAACTATATGAGGGCCGAAACCCTCCTGCTGGACATCGTGCGACAGTCAGAGCCCGACGAGAAACTCCATGGAATGGCCGAGTCGCTGTTGGATAAGATCCGCGACCAGGCTGCAGGCGCGGCGGGCGAGATCGCCGAGCCGCCCCGCGCGGCCGAGCCGGCGGTTCCCGCCCGGCCGGCTGTTTCCCCTGCCGAGGAGGAAGAGGAAGGGGAGCCGCCCGATGAGGACGAATCCTCCCGGCCTGACGACGAAGAGAAAGAAGGAAAAATAACTGACGATATCGAATTTCCCGCGCTGAAGCCCTCTGGTTTCCTCGACGAGCTGCCGATGGCCGATCTGTTCGAGACCCCGAAGAAAAAAGGCGCGCCCGCCGGCTTCGATCCCGGAGCGTTTTCGAGGGAAGGCGGCATCGGCCTGCCTTCGATGGACGACCTAAAACCCGCGAACGCGCCCGATGCCCCGGCCGCTCCGGAAAAACCGAAAAAGCCGTTTTCCGGGACATCTGGTTCGACGCCGCCGAATCCACCGGCCCCCGCCGGCCCGCGCCCGTTCTCTCCCAGACCCTCGGCTGAAGGGCAGAAGCCGGGCAAGCCGGGGGAAGACGACGATAAATAG
- the proS gene encoding proline--tRNA ligase: MNEKKTDVKTLDAITPKSQDISRWYTDVVLKAKLADYSPVKGCMIIRPYGYAIWESIQRLLDAEFKKTGHQNAYFPMFIPESFLTKEAEHVEGFAPEVAWVTQGGKEKLEERLAIRPTSEAIIGHMYAKWIESYRDLPVLINQWANVVRWEKVTRPFLRTTEFLWQEGHTAHRTHEEAKEEVAKMLEVYRRFVEEDLAVALVTGEKSQKEKFAGALNTFTIEALMPDGQALQSGTSHDLGQNFAKAFDIKFLDSDGDRKHVWTTSWGMSTRIIGAIIMTHGDDKGLRLPPRIAPIQSVIIPIVYKEAAPVLEKARQLRQRLADRSLRIHLDDRDGFKPGWKYSEYEMMGVPLRIEIGQKDMEKGQVCLVRRDTGEKCFVPDATFEAEVERLLGEIQKNLYAQAKEILRSKTFPAKSFPEFVEVIKEKHGMAEVSWCGAQECEDKFKAEVGATIRCLRNDPPAGPCVVCGKQASRQIYVARAY, encoded by the coding sequence ATGAACGAAAAGAAGACCGACGTTAAGACACTCGATGCCATCACCCCGAAATCGCAGGATATCTCTCGCTGGTACACCGACGTGGTGCTCAAGGCGAAGCTTGCCGATTACTCGCCGGTCAAGGGGTGCATGATCATCCGCCCCTACGGATACGCGATCTGGGAGAGCATTCAGCGGCTGCTCGACGCCGAGTTCAAGAAAACCGGCCACCAGAACGCCTACTTTCCGATGTTCATTCCCGAAAGCTTTCTGACGAAGGAAGCCGAGCACGTCGAAGGCTTCGCGCCGGAAGTCGCGTGGGTCACCCAGGGGGGGAAGGAAAAACTCGAGGAGCGGCTTGCCATCCGGCCGACCTCCGAGGCCATCATCGGCCACATGTACGCGAAGTGGATCGAGAGTTATCGCGACCTGCCCGTGCTGATCAACCAGTGGGCGAACGTCGTTCGGTGGGAGAAAGTGACCCGCCCGTTTCTGCGGACCACGGAGTTCCTCTGGCAGGAGGGCCACACCGCGCATCGCACCCACGAAGAGGCGAAGGAAGAAGTCGCGAAGATGCTCGAAGTCTACCGGCGCTTCGTCGAAGAGGACCTCGCCGTGGCGCTCGTGACGGGCGAAAAGAGCCAGAAGGAAAAATTCGCCGGCGCCCTCAATACCTTCACGATCGAAGCCCTGATGCCGGACGGGCAGGCCCTCCAGTCAGGAACGTCGCACGATCTCGGCCAGAATTTCGCGAAGGCGTTCGACATCAAGTTCCTCGACTCCGATGGCGACCGAAAGCACGTCTGGACGACCTCGTGGGGCATGTCGACCCGCATCATCGGCGCGATCATCATGACGCACGGCGACGACAAGGGCTTGCGCCTGCCCCCGCGCATCGCTCCCATTCAGTCCGTTATAATTCCTATCGTATATAAAGAGGCGGCCCCCGTTCTCGAAAAGGCGCGCCAGCTCCGCCAGCGGCTCGCGGACAGGAGTCTGCGGATCCATCTCGACGACCGCGACGGATTCAAACCCGGCTGGAAGTATTCCGAATACGAGATGATGGGCGTGCCCCTCCGCATCGAGATCGGTCAGAAGGACATGGAGAAGGGCCAGGTGTGTCTCGTGCGTCGCGATACCGGCGAGAAGTGCTTCGTTCCCGACGCGACCTTCGAGGCCGAGGTCGAGCGCCTGCTGGGCGAAATCCAGAAGAACCTCTACGCGCAGGCAAAGGAGATTCTGCGCAGCAAGACGTTCCCGGCCAAGAGCTTCCCCGAGTTCGTCGAGGTCATCAAGGAGAAGCACGGCATGGCCGAGGTCTCGTGGTGCGGGGCCCAGGAGTGCGAGGACAAGTTCAAGGCCGAAGTCGGCGCCACGATCCGTTGCCTGCGGAACGATCCGCCTGCCGGCCCCTGCGTTGTCTGCGGCAAGCAGGCTTCGCGCCAGATTTACGTTGCCCGCGCCTACTGA
- a CDS encoding HEAT repeat domain-containing protein: MELNIKRLLKDLANPDDDLRTLSAMTLFKIDLVDLETRDEVAAALRQATKDKNISVRFFARRALGKIRQQNLEEGRATTTQESIDHALESEDYAERLKAVMSIAAGEKAEYREKLLFMLKIEKHDFVKATLISCLKKFVSKDQASLLSPFLSDPDSRVRSNTIEALEYLKDEKAIPLLFPALEDPDNRIRASAAKALQSFGEEKVFTILRKMLKSHEDWMKGSAIYALSHIQAGEAIQMLIDAARDGNSDIRIKALVALANYHDQASFGFLKHVAANGEEPYRGTAVRALRLLEEKYGAAPPTTTLVTRPAEPAAAAPSEKGARKTGEKAGDAAPAPSDLSGTVSRFFRKGKEEAVDLSQKAAINFAVTDIEKEVSELLKETGRVVFDMYQAGDLKIPELLTIGHEILRMNFLIQKYTDEAKPQESSGGGLFAQLKSLFSKPAASNPRAAQAERFTKKREELFHKLGEAAFHKYRVREFCPAALDGYFQTYMRLEERLQKERSRLST, encoded by the coding sequence ATGGAACTGAATATCAAGAGACTGCTGAAGGATCTTGCGAATCCCGACGACGACCTGCGGACGCTCTCTGCGATGACCTTGTTCAAGATCGATCTCGTCGATCTCGAAACCCGGGACGAGGTGGCGGCTGCCCTGCGGCAGGCGACCAAAGACAAGAACATCTCGGTGCGGTTTTTCGCCCGCCGTGCGCTCGGAAAAATACGCCAGCAGAACCTCGAGGAAGGCCGGGCGACGACGACGCAGGAAAGCATCGACCATGCGCTCGAGTCCGAAGATTACGCGGAACGCCTGAAAGCCGTGATGTCCATCGCCGCCGGGGAGAAGGCGGAATACCGCGAAAAGCTCCTGTTCATGCTCAAGATCGAGAAACACGATTTCGTGAAGGCGACGTTGATCAGTTGCCTGAAGAAATTCGTCTCGAAAGACCAGGCGTCGCTCCTGAGCCCCTTCCTGAGCGACCCGGACAGTCGCGTGCGGTCCAACACGATCGAGGCGCTCGAGTATCTCAAGGATGAAAAGGCCATCCCCCTGCTGTTTCCGGCCCTCGAAGACCCGGACAACCGCATCAGGGCTTCCGCCGCAAAAGCCCTCCAGTCGTTCGGCGAGGAAAAGGTCTTTACGATCCTGCGGAAAATGCTCAAGTCGCACGAAGACTGGATGAAGGGAAGCGCAATCTACGCGCTGTCACACATCCAGGCCGGCGAAGCGATCCAGATGCTGATCGACGCAGCCCGCGATGGCAACTCCGACATTCGCATCAAGGCGCTGGTCGCTCTCGCCAATTATCACGACCAAGCCTCGTTCGGATTTCTGAAACACGTCGCCGCGAACGGCGAAGAACCGTATCGGGGAACCGCCGTCCGCGCCCTGCGCCTCCTCGAGGAAAAATACGGGGCCGCACCGCCGACGACGACTCTCGTCACCCGACCGGCCGAACCGGCTGCCGCGGCACCTTCGGAAAAGGGCGCCCGGAAAACCGGCGAAAAGGCCGGAGATGCGGCTCCGGCACCCAGCGATCTGAGCGGAACCGTTTCCCGCTTCTTCCGGAAAGGCAAGGAGGAGGCGGTGGATCTTTCCCAAAAGGCGGCGATCAACTTCGCCGTCACCGATATCGAGAAGGAAGTGTCGGAACTGCTGAAGGAGACGGGACGCGTCGTCTTCGACATGTACCAGGCGGGCGACCTCAAAATCCCCGAACTTCTTACGATAGGTCATGAAATATTACGGATGAACTTCCTGATCCAGAAATACACCGACGAGGCGAAGCCCCAGGAGTCGTCAGGTGGCGGCCTGTTCGCACAGCTCAAAAGCCTCTTCAGCAAGCCGGCGGCCAGCAATCCCCGCGCGGCGCAGGCGGAGCGGTTCACGAAGAAACGGGAGGAGTTGTTCCACAAACTCGGTGAAGCCGCGTTCCATAAATACCGCGTCCGGGAGTTTTGCCCCGCGGCTCTGGACGGGTATTTCCAAACCTATATGCGCCTCGAGGAACGGCTTCAGAAGGAACGAAGCAGGCTTTCCACCTGA